A window of Leishmania donovani BPK282A1 complete genome, chromosome 35 genomic DNA:
NNNNNNNNNACAAACCGGTGAGGCCATGCGAGACGTCTGCGCACCGCGTTTGTGGCCGAAGTGGCGCGTTCCCCTGAATTCCCCCATCCCCGCTGAGCATCTTTCCACTTTCAATCAGGAAATCGGCAATGAAtggcagccccctccccttctgcCCCTCAAAAAAGAGACGACATACAGGATGCCGTGATGCTCCACGAGCATATCGAATGGCAACGAAAACCACTCGTGTATCTCTGCAAGGCAATTCAGGGGGTGCGCTCTGCATTACGGTGAGGGGGCGAATGCGGCAGTGAGTGATACAGAAGGGAGGAAGTCCCTCGCGCGCTATGCAACGCCCCAAACACAAGCAGGCGCGCCCGGCCActgtgtctctgtctccACCAAAAGTGGCCTCTGTCGACGTCGACCGCTGGCCTAGTGCTCTTCATcgtcgctttctctccctcttttccctctgTTTTTATGCTCATCATTGCTGACGCATACGTCTACTCCCCCGCAACGCCGATCTTCGTCCGCAGCTTGTTGTGTCCCAAAAGCCAATCCAGTATCTCTGTGCGTTGTTTGCCGTTGTCGTTCGCTTGCTTTCTTTTGTGCCGTTATTATTCGGTTGTTATTCTCCGCTACATCATGAAGCTCTATGGCCTGCTGATTCTAAAGCCCCATCCGCCGGGTGTCGAGAAGGACCCGGTCATTTGCTGTAGCGCTGTCGACGTCAGCTCGTTCGGCTTCTTCCAGCGCAGTTCTGCCCGCGAATTCATTGTGTTTCTCTCCCGAACAGTGGCTAAGCGGGTGGCTCTCGGCGCCAAGACGCAGATCACAGAAAACGGCAATGTTGTGTATGCGCATGCGACGCTGGACGGTCTCGTGGCAATCGCAGTGAGCGACATCGAGTACAACGCGCGTGTCGCCTTCACGCTCTTGACGGAGTTGATGCTGCAGTTCCAGCAGACGTTCCGCGGTAAGTACGAGTCCGTGGGGGGCAAGGCGGATGAGTTTCTGCACTGGCCCCACATCAACGAGACCCTGGAGAAGTATCAGAAGCCGGAGGAGGTAGACAAGATCTTGCGCATCAAGCGTGACATCGAGGACACAAAGGTGATCATGTACAACGCGATTGACCAAATCATCGAACGGGGACAGAAAATCGACGACTTAGTGGCGCAGAGCGAGGATCTTGGCATGGCTAGCAAGACATTTTACACGCAAGCAAAGCAGACAAACTCGGGGTGCTGCGCAGTCATGTGATGTGGAAATGGAGGGGCAATCGCTACTTGGCGAGGAAGCACTGTAGAGTGAAGGAGCGTAGGTGGGACACGCAGCGTACCTTGCCTGTGTGCAAAACGGCAAGTGGTATGCCTGTGCGCGGGAAAACATCTTTGCTTTCTCTggttctcttttttttttggagggAGCCAGACGTTGCCGTGGCCGCAGTGGCTGCCACGCGTTCTACGTGAATTCGTTGCCTTTTCCTCGttctttttctccccctcctctttaCTTCAGCActttgctttttttcttctccatCCGTGTCTGTGTTGTCTGCTGATGTGTCGCTGATCCGGGAATCAtgtacgtgtgcgcatctctctctctgtgcttcgTTTCCTCTCAGCTTGTGCCGTTTGATGACCCTTTTCATCGACCTGACATACACGCAGAGGCGCCTGGAGGGATCCCTgttcgccccctcctcctcctcctccctccctcccgtcAGCTTCTCCCCAAATGAGACTTGGATGGTGTTGGGCAGCGTTTTCCCGGCCAAAGTCCCCGCTCACGCACTCACCAACACGCGCGAGTGGTTGCACCTGGTGGAGAGGGGGACGGTGATGTGCTTTCGCGCTTCCCTTTGTGCATCTGTGTCACCTCGCGATCGTGCGCTTCGCTGAATGACGATAGTGCCTGCTCGGATGTGGATGGACATCGGCACTGCAGGGCCGGCGTGTACCCTCGCTTACCCCTCGCGTGGCTCGCagggaaaaaagggggggggggcagtgCGCGGCTCAACTGCGCAGGggtagaaaaaaaaaggagcatGAAGTTGGGGTGCAGGCGATAGACTCTTGCAGCCCGTTTATTCCCGTGTCcgccatccccctcccccttttccccgCCCGTCACACTCGATGCGCATTATCCTTATTGTTGTACTTCTTTGGTTGCTATCCTATCAGCTATGGATGCTCTGTGAAGAGACTAAAAGAAACACTCAATTGAACTGCGCAGGCCCCGGCAGCTTGAGCTCTCTTACTCCAGCGCCATGGAcgtgcttttttttcgaatGAATGAGGGTGATGCAGGGGGTGTTGGTCGTGTACCACCAAACACGTTCAACACGTCCCGAGGAGGACGTCTGCACCTCTATCAGCAGTTCTTGCCGTCCTTTTACGCAGTTCCCTCAGAAGAAACTCTGTCGAGTCTCGCGCTGCTTTACAGCAACGTACTTGTGGCTGCTTCGGATCCTCTCCTACGCGCGCTTGTTTCCCATCTCACCATCATCCATTTCCATACGCACCTACTCCGCGCCGTTCCCTTTTACCGCACGATGCCTCACACTcgaaaaacacacacacacacacacacacacacacacacacacacgcacacaacaatGTATCTCACGGTCACCGGAATGAAAGTCAGCTGCGTATCCACCAGCTCACCGCCGTTGCTTGACTGCAGGCGCGCCAAGGCACGCGTGCTGGCCCTGTGCGGCAATGAGTCACTCTACCAAAGTAGACGATGGCGCAGGGTCGCTAGGGCGCCACGGTGCGGATGCATACccgtgcagcggcgaggagtCGGAGCTTGATGAGGGAGActgggaggagggagaggagcaggaggaagaggaggagagcgatcGCTGCTCCAGCGACTCTTTTGGCGGAGACGAGAACGCCGacggcaaggaggcggaggaggaaccggagagagaggagcaggaggaagaCGATCACGGTAGCAGCGGCGTTCTGGAGGATGACGTGAAGACAGAGCCGCcagttgctgctgccaccggcagcagcggcacctttGCCGCCACTTCGCCctccgcggctgcgtcgcttGGTGGAGGAAGTGGGGGCAGCGCGTTCGGCGCTCTCGCTACGTCTGTCGAAGTgtctccgccaccacctgcgcCTTCGGTTTTCGCGGCTTCTCccttggcggcggctgcggtgccgcctcaGCCGTTTTCGGCAAGGGCGACACCCGCCTTTGCCAGCCACACTACGCTTCAAGAGCAGCGGCCGTTGAACACTGCCCCGGCTTCCACTTTTCAGCcaaccgccgctgcatcagATGCAgccacacagcagcagctagACACGACTACGGCCCCCCTTCACTTTGTGGACTTCGAACGGTCGCTTGGACAGAAATTGTCGAGCAGCGAATGGCACCGCGCTCGCAGTAAGGCTGATGAGGTGCAGGACGTGAAGCGCGCCCTTGCGCGGTACGACCTGGTGCTGCCAACAGATAAATTTGACGAGGCGATCGAGAAAGCACTGTATGGAAGCTGAGCGCGTCTGCCATGTctcttgtgcgcgtgcgtgcgtagaCGTCCTCTCCCAACAACGTTGCAAGAGAAGACGAATAGCATGATGTGTTGGATTGCTACGTATGtgtactttttttttgagggtggggggctgcCGAGGTGCGATGCCGACGCACAGTCGCTGCTCAAAGCCGAAGAGAAAAATGACGAAACACATCAGCGACTTGGTGTCTGATGAACTTGCATGGCTGAAAAAGCTACGATACGGATAGCCACGATGCATGAGGACAGCGTGAGTTGAGcgctcctccctttcccccAGTACCATGATGACAGGACACTAACGGCTTTTCGcttgcgttttttttcttcttgccAACCGATCATGCATCCCATTTTCCTCAAATCCTTGATACCTTCacgcatttttttttcatgcCTGGGGTGCGTTCGCGCATGAGCATCAAACAGGTGACAGAACgcaaccacacacacacacacacacacaaactcgAAAAAGGGTAGCCATCGTTGCATTGTTGCCGTCTTCATTAGCGTACGCCTTTGCTGCTCTTTCCCCTTCTCATCTTACCACTTCCTCctttcattttttttgtcgtgGATAACGGTTGTTGCTGCTCCTTGTCTGTTGCTGCTCCTTGTCTGTTGCTGCCTGCCTTCCCTCTGCCCCGAAGCGCTCGGAGGAGCTAGTCGTAGGATTTGACTCTTTTAGGATTGTTGCTTGCCGGCATCTCAGGGATTGGGTACGACGCAACAGGCCTCCGAACGTGTGCCCCTTTGAGGCCGCTGCTACGGTCGACGTGGCGTACGCGCGATTTTCGATGCCGTGTCATCTGTTCGCTCGACCAACGcaacacacatgcacgcattcCGGCCACACCACgcaccgcagcagtgccATCATTGACTTTTTTTGCCCGCCTAGCCGTCCCTTCGTCTTCCACGTCTTTCTCAATTTTGTCAGTCTTTGTGTGCCGCTTTTGTTGTTAACTTGTTAGAGAGCCCTTTCCGTTGATTGAGTGCATGGGTGTGCATCGGCTTTCCGTCTTCGCCTTTAGCACCCACAAACGTGCAGAATGCCTGCTTCCACGCcctctgcgccaccgcttcgGCCGACCTCCAACAGCGTCAGGAGCCCCGCTGCGCTGGACGATCTCAAGCTGCAGTTCGCGAccgaggaggtgcgcaaACGGTTCTCGGACATCTCGATGGCGGACATGCTTGCAGTGCTGAGCACGCTCCTGACCAATCCGCGCATCCGCGAGTACGGCGGGGAGCAAGCCGGTGGGGTCTTGAACGGCATTCACGGGCTTCCTCTCGCGCGGGAACCGAAGCAAAACTGCGCAAGTACTCGTGCAAGACGAAACTCGACCAGtcgccttcagcagcaggcgAGCGCGAGCTCGTCCATCACGGCGAGTGAGCTGAGCTCGCGGGACTGGAGCACGAGAAACTTTGAGATGGACGAGGTACCAATGTTTAAGgcgccggccgcctcgcGGCTGAGCCCGGAGTGGGCCACCATTGTCGCCTCCATCCTCGACAACGCGCGCCAGTATCGCGAGCCCGCCGACGAGCACAGCACCGTCGTGGACAGGGTGCAGCTTTCTATCAAAGACTGGCTCGAGAACACgagcgtggaggcggcggagagtGAGAAGATGCATGCCGCGGCAGGCTCCGCCGCTTGCGATTCCCCTGCATGGCTTGCGACACTGACACAGGTGCGCCGCCTGGCCGAGGACGTGTGCCACAGCAAATACGACGCCGTGTACAAGCGACTCTGTAGCGAGGCTGCAGAGGAAGGTGGCGAGGGAATGGCCATGCCAGTGTATGCTCTGCACGATGAGGACAGCACCATggcgccctcctccgtcgtGGCACGACAGTCGGTGCACCGTGCCGCGACCGGCCAAATCGGTATaccgcccttctcccttgTGATTCAATGCGgacgcgacggcagcggaaCAGAGGTGCCCGATTTGCTCCTCAGCATCGACCTTGACGCGAGCAACGGCGGtacgcgcggcagcggcttggagagcagcagcgcctcttttGTCGTCGGCTGCGAGTGGTTTCAGTGGGTCTTCCTCGTCCAAAGCCCGCTGGCGTGTCAGAGTGAGCCTTACCCAGAAGTAGAGGATGGCGCCGCAGGCAAGGATGCCGaagccgtcgctgcggagCAACAAAAGTGGCGACAACGGCACTGCACCGTGCAGCTTCTCTACCCCTCTAGGGCCGGTTTTTCAGAAGGCTCTGATGAATCCTCGGGCCTGCGTTCCGCCGAGGCTGAGTATGAACTGAGTGAGCCGCACGTCGTGCTCTCCTCGCTGCTTGGAGTGGCCATGCGCGTATGGTGTCAGAGCCACCCGCACATCGTCGCGCAAGTGCTtcagctggaggaggacacCTATCCATGGCATATCTACGACGGATCTCTCTTCTGGTCTGCGTGGCCCCTGAGCGGCCCGGCGACACACGGTGAGTGCgagtgcgctgcagcaagcGACTCGATGCCAATCCCGCTTCTCCCGGGAGAGTGCTTCGCACATGAATCGGATCTGAAGGATGACGACGACTACTAGTTAGTAGGCAGCCCgctcggcgccgcgccgtacCAGGCGCCACCTCTTCCGCGTGTTCTTGCGACGCCATGAACTGCTGATTTTCCGTTCGCActcgacaaaaaaaaatcgcAAACGGGGGTCCCgtttccgccgccgctcagcAGTCGCGGCGCccgcccacccccgcccGGCCGGGGCCGTTcccctgcgctgccgcctaGGGGGCGAGAAGGTGGGTAGCGCCGCGAGGAACGTCTCGCCCGCCAACCGAGCACGCCCACGCCCCAAACCCCGCCCACCCGAACCGCCCCGCGGGCCGCCCCGGCGCAACATTACCGGAGACCCCACCCGCCGACATCGGCAGCGACacaccgccccccccccccctgtgtCGTAGATGCCTGGCCCTTATACCGAACCGggcccccaccccgccaACAGATCCGCCGAAGGAAGGCACGAACGAAAACCAAGGCGCTGAGCAACAAAACGGCAAGGCCAAACTGCCGCAGAAGACGTTTCAGAAGGAGCAAGTGCTTTTTGGTTAACGCTTCCCCTTTTAGCTTCCCTTGGGCGCGTAGCGTTGCAGCAGGTCAAACCCTGGGTACTCGTCGATGGGGAAACAAGCTTTTGGTACTCTGGGAGCGTGGCGCCTGAGCAGTCTCGACGTTACGCTTCTATCAGCTTCATAGtctgcaaaaaaaaaaaagcagcgaAAGTTTGAGTGCGTCGCTATCTGTGCTGTTCTAGATTCGCCCAGGCGCACCGTTGTGAGGCTTCAGCTCGGGTGGATCAGGcatgcgaaaaaaaaaacaatgcCCACAATCTATGGCTTTCTTACTGTGGTGCAGGGCGGTGCAGAAACTCTGTCTTCGGTCGCGTTGCCGTCGCTAAAAGGTAGTAAACTATGGTAATTGGATAATCTTTCAAGATAATGCCACTGAATACCCGCTGCTAACGCCCGATTGCGGGCCCTTTGTGCTTTGCGAGATGCGATGTCAACGCAAACTTTATAGACAAGCATGCCTAAAAGCGTGGCATACTCGttggcaccaccaccctcagagagcagctgccgcgctgaACAGCGGTACTTTTACTCATCAAAACCGACGCTGACAGCACCCAATGGCCTCTACTCTTGCAGGCCAACCAACAAACTTAGTCAATCGGCATTTCCAAGTGCGAAGCAAGAGACGACATATATCAGCTCAGCGCTTTTTGCTCTTTCATCACATGCTTTGCAAGATGTTGTGATGGACGTGCCTCTGTGTGGAAGCCATCTGGGAAGTCAAGCGCTTATCGGTGACGGCGTGCGGAACTTTCGAACTAGTGGGCTCAGCTGCAGTGCTTTCTGGAAAACTTTCCATTTTTTTCCCAAGTGTCCCCAGAATTGGGGATCATAGCTTCAATCTAATGTTGCAAAGGTTACCCCAGGGCTTCGACTGAGTAAGGCATTGTTATAGGTGCGAatgcctttttctttgcgactcttgggggggggggtgaaaTGGCTAGTCTGTTTGCATGCTTTTGTTCACTTGTCGCAGTCGCATTACCTCAAGCTCTGTTGAATGGGCGACCCCGGAATGTCTCGGCTTGAGAACGGCGTTAGTGAGACCACCTCATTTTTTCATCCGACCGCCAACATTCGACAAAGGTGTAAGTTGCACTCAGTTTGCTGACATAGTCCCTGGCAATACTGTCTTTCAGCTTCCATATGTCTTTTTCACCCACAAGTTCGCACAAAGCGCCATCCAGACTGAGCAGACTCAAACATGATTCTTTGTTGTGGATGGTACATCCTAACATTGTGCATTCCACCCCGTGCAAATGGGTGTTTTTTATGTGTTGTTTTGTCTGAAGATCCTTGAAGAGCTAGTGGAACGACAGAGCTGCGCTGGAGCCACCAGCTTCCACAGAGCCAACAGCTTACTGGAACTTCTCGTGTACCAAGAAGAGCCGACTATGCTGTCTTCCTTCGTTGAGAACTGCTGCGTTGAGTGCACTCGGTGACGCAGCGCACTTTCATGAGATTCACTGAATTGATGGGTGCCGCGAAAGAGAAAGCCTAATACGAGTTGATTTGTCTTGGCGGCTCAAcatccctttttttttgcgtgttGGTGGATGGGCACGCCTCAGAAAGCAAGTGCTCGGTCTTCCAACTGATTGTGCTTTTCGACGCGACTACTGCACGAAGCACCTCATGCCAGTATTTTCCTTTTCCGCCAcccgcgcatgcgcgctAGAAAGCAAAAGCAACCTGGGGCCTGGAGCTCGGGACACAATAAGCTAAGGTGTCTGTACGTGGTATCTCACAAGCATGCTAGGCGCCACATCTGGTGACTCGAGTACTTTGTCGTCTTTCAACTCTCAATGCGTGTGCTGGA
This region includes:
- a CDS encoding vesicle-associated membrane protein, putative, which gives rise to MKLYGLLILKPHPPGVEKDPVICCSAVDVSSFGFFQRSSAREFIVFLSRTVAKRVALGAKTQITENGNVVYAHATLDGLVAIAVSDIEYNARVAFTLLTELMLQFQQTFRGKYESVGGKADEFLHWPHINETLEKYQKPEEVDKILRIKRDIEDTKVIMYNAIDQIIERGQKIDDLVAQSEDLGMASKTFYTQAKQTNSGCCAVM